Within Sphaerodactylus townsendi isolate TG3544 linkage group LG05, MPM_Stown_v2.3, whole genome shotgun sequence, the genomic segment AGTCATAATAATCAGGCCGCTGAATTCTGCACCCACATCCAAGGGGTGCCAAAGGAGCAGCCCTGGTCCAAAGGCATAGAGAGcattaggggtgtgcatttagATATGCCAGACCAACAGAGGctttttttcagcaaaaaaaaaaagaggcaccaATTTAATGGAGCAAAAAAGGCatagctgaaaaaaaaatcctgtttttttattggggggggggggggttatttcagGTTATTTTTTTAGGGGCTCTATTGGGGGGACATGGTTTTTTGAGGTAGAACTACCAAACTCCCATTTGGTGAAAAtttggtcagggggtccaatggaGTAAAatttaggggcccataaaattggactgttccaatcttcaccaaaattgggggtTCTTATAAGGcagcaatggcgaacctttttgatactgattgcccaaattgcaaccaaaagcctacttatttatcgcaaagtgccaacacggtaatttaacctgaatactcaggttttagtttagaaaatacggttggctccgaggtgtgcgttactcgggagtaagcttggtggtagtctggggctttgctttgaagcaaccgtgcatctcttccaatgggtgaatcacgaccctaggagggtttactcagaagcaagccccattgccagcagccgagcttactcccaggtaaaggatcgcactttatttctttgcatgaaaatcagtggggtttaacagcgcttaacagggtgacctacactatttccccaaaactaggtcttaggtttcatgctaataatcgagcccagcggcccacgccagcctagatgtgggagggggcgcactctgtttgcgtgtgcccacagagagggctctgagtgccacctctggcacccgtgccataggttcgccatcactgttataaggagacacatcagcagctgtgttgcaaatttggtgcctttatTTCAAAACACACACGACATGGAAGATTCATCAGAGGATGACGTGGAGCTGTTCCCTTTCAAAGTTAAAGGGAATGGCTCCCATGTTCGTTAATGGTGAAAACTTTGGGGGCCTTGGGGCGGGAAGGGCTATTtattaagatagaggcaccaaatttgcagcgcAGCTGCTGGTGCCTCTCCGTACAAAAGCCgcccgagtttggtgaagattgtcAGGTCTATTAAACCTAAATCCAAAAATCCCCCCGCACCCccacataaaataaaattggtGCACATCCCTTTACAGCAGAGCTACCCTAAGGAGCCAGGCGATGGGCATTCCCTTAGAATCCCTAGATAAATCTCTTCTAAAACTCAGTACCGTTTCTCTAGTTGCGTAAAGCAATCACAGAATCATACAAGTATGGCTTACAATGGGTTCATATCCTCTGGAAGTTGTAACTCCTGCAAAGAAGCTGGCAATTAGCCATCTCCATCATTAAATGAATACAATACAAACCACagctgtttgaaataaagtttatttaaacTTGAGTACATCTGAAAGTCTTTTATGCCACGAGTACGCAGGCTCCACCAACCGCTTtgattttctcttctgctttccgGCTGAAGAATTTTGCTTTCACGATTACCGGCTGCTTAGGCAGTTTCCCCTTGCCCAGGACTTTGTAATAgccctggaaaaaaacaacaaccagccaTTTAGCCTCAAGGGCTGTACTCACAAATTCACTCGCAAACACTACTTTCAAAAAAGTTTACAATTTCACAGAATCATTAGCTGTAACTACAAATATAAGATCcacaagagccctttggggttggcATCCATTAGCTGTAACTACAAATATAAGATCcacaagagccctttggggttgactgcacagaggattatcggctgccctatcccctccttggaagaactctataattcccgaagcctaaagaaagcccaaaatattctgggctcatccagcacactctctttttgaactgtgaccatccggcagacgatacaggtctatcaaaactaggacaaagaggcttagagacagcttttactctagagctgtggctatgctaaactctgcggcttcgtgttgatgtgtttggggctgtgtagagatgggtggaggaaggggaaagtgaggttggggtatgagtctgaaattgtgtgcatcgaggaatgctgctgtaaatttcgttgtgcgtgcactatgacaataaaatgcttatgcttataccaaattcaataaataataacaacaacaataaaaagataaaaaatctGAAGAACAAGTTCAAAGCAATCAGCAGCGAACAAATAGTATGAGATACATGTCTTACAGCTTCAGCATATTGGCAACATACAATGAAACATTTGTTCCAGCATTTCTTTAGATGTGTACTCTCGCTTATCAGATAATTACATGACACCTTCAAGTATTTTTTGGCTGCAATTATCACAAAATTAAGAAAGTTTAATGTCATGTCTCAATGAAATATCGGTACAATTCTCTGTAATGAGCATCCAAGAGGGCAGGAAGTTAAGCCCAGGAGATTCAATTCACCGGTATTTTTGCACGCAATCTTTCTACGGAAGAAAACTATCCTATGCTTTTAGGGCCTTCGTTGAATGAAAAAGAGCAAAGCCAAATGTTTCCCATGGAACCCCCTCACTGAAAGAAACCCTGTAAGGTTAATTGCCAAGCATTGCAATGCAGTTAATTATTTAAACATTCATTGTCCAAattggaagaattttttttgggggggaggggggagtttgctACCCAGCATTTTGGAAAGACAAGCACAGGAGATTCAATTCAAAAAAGCAAACTCTTCTCATCCCTGGAAGTTTGATTTATTTAGTGGTTTATAAAGTTGAACTATGTGCAAACCAGAGAATCTTCCAAAACAGGAACTGCCACTTACTGAGTAAACATGTTTTATCTATGTAAATTCAATTCAAGAAAGTGTCATGCATACACGTGGTTGCATACTTCCTACGAAGGCTCCTGGGGGTTGCAATATCTGCTTAAATAAATTTCATTGTGCACTTAACTGACCCCCATCCCTTTGTCTGAAAGGTAGTCAGGAACTTACTTATTGAACTCACAGTGTTCTAGCCCAGCTGCACTGTTCCAATTCACAATAATAAGTAAACCGGTTCTATATAGTCAGTTTCACACTTGTTCAACAACTTCTTCAACAACCTAGAGAGCACAGACAATACTAGTAAACTGTAACTTGTGCGCTCTCTCTCTGGCCCATGATCCTGAAGCTGAATTGTTGCTGATTTGGGTGGCTTGTGATACAACATCTGAGATCAGGAATTTCTTTTCGAGAAACACATAATACTGGTTCAACCCAGCTAGTCTCTCATCTGCTCCCCTCTGCCCTGTGGTACAGAAATCAATCTTCAGACACCTTAAAATTCTGCATAGAGATGGTGTCAAAAGAAATTCATGGTGGTGTTTCCTTAAAcccacagcagtggcatagtggttaagagcaggtgcattccaatctggaggaaccgggtttgattccccactctgccgcctgagctgtggaggcttatctggggaattcagattagcctgtgcactcccacacacgccagctgggtgatcttggactagtcacagctttccagagctctctcagcctcacctacctcacagggtgtttgttgtgaggggggaaggacaattgtaagcccctttgtaagcccctttgagtctcctacaggagagtgtaagcccctgtgagtctcctacaggagagaaagaggggatataaatccaaactctacttcttcaaTGTTAAGTTGCCCTTTTCAAGAGCTGAATGACTTGCCAAACACTACTGTAGACTACTGCATTTTGAAGGTGTACCCATTAGGGTACACAATATATGCAGGTATATTTCAAAGTTAAAACCATCAGGAGACAGTATGAATGGACCAGCTTGGGTCATGATAAACAACTAGGCTCAGGAAACAAGCACGACCATCACTTACCGAGCGGACCACATCAATCACAGGTGCTAACCCAGCCGGATGTTTGGCGTAATTGAGCCTTGTCTGCTCACTGACGAGCGTCCAGAGTTTATCTAGATTGAGTGTCGGGCAGAAGTGCTGGTTCTTCTTCAAGTGGAAGTGTCTCATACCAACTTTCCCAAAATAACCAGGATGACTAAGAAGAAAGTGTACAACACACAGTCATTCATTTTGAAATACACCAGCACAACCTTTTAGCTAGAGAACGCACACATAAAACAGAGCCTTGTGTTAATTGTATAGctgttgaaaaacaaaaaaattctatTTATACCACCATTTTGTCAGTGTTCTTAGTCTTCCTTGAGCTCCCCTGCCTAAGTCAGAAGCCTCTCTGGGTGTGTCCCCCCAGGTTCTACACACCTTTTTCAAGCACCTAGATTGCCCCTGGCTCCTATGCTCCTGCTCTCTCAACACCATTGCAGGCAAGTTGATGGAAGGCCAAAGTCCAGTAAATCAAGCTCATTCTGCAgatacttatttatttttctaaaCTTATAAACCACTCTCCtcaccagacaggctcaggccccttccgcacatgcagaataatccactttcaattgtttgcaagtggattttgctattctgaacagctgcaaagtgcattggaagtgcattattctgcatgtgcagaataggCCTCAGAGTGCTGAACAACAATAAATTATCCAGTTAACAACAACATGGATTTCCATGCTATGGCATCCTTCCATATATACACCAGCATTCTGTCTCCTGATGTGACAGCAGCAATAAGCCCAATTAACCAAAACAACCAAAGAGAGAGGGGAGGTCAGATAAGTTGAAATaatgttgctgccctcaaccataggcctggcaaaaCATCTTCACCTTGCAGGCCTGTGACAGATTCCACTGGGCCCTGGCCTCATTGGACAAGGTGTTCCACCAAGCTGTGGTCAGATCCGAAAAGGATCTAGCCCTGGTTGAGGATAGCTGGACAATTTTTGGGCCAGCGTTCCTCAGGTTATTTTCTGAGCACAACGTAAGTTGTACACTTGGTGGCAGTCAGCAGTCGGCTCCAAAAATTTACACAGACTGAATCTGCAAAGAACTCTGAACACTGGAGAAGCACTATAAAAGAAACACAAATCATTGTGCCCATTCTCTTGAATGTCCACACTTTTTGGTTTGAGAAAGTTATTTGTTACTAACCTGGTGGCTGACTGTACTATTAAGAGGACAGCCAGTGAATAAAAGTCAGTTTGTTACTCTTCGAGTACTATAGCACACCATGATAACGGGCAGTATCTAGATGTGACTCTAGTCTCGGTCATTTGTAGATAGGTGGGTTTCTCCTTCCCACACTATAATTAAGATTTTCTGATAGAAATTATGTACAGAATTACTCCATGCCCTAAAGCAAAGGATGTGCTTATTTTTCTCACAAATTGTGTCTCAAGACCTCATGATAAAGAATGCTATTAAACAAGGTAAACAGCTCAATCAAAAGCAATGAATTAATGCATATTTCTGTAACTTTGTAAACAAACTCTTAAGGCTTTGCTGTTAGCATACCGTACGTTTATTTTCTCCAAACACAGTTCAGTGATTGGCAACGGGTTTTCCAAGGGCTGGATACATTATGACATTATCAACAAATGAAGTTCTTATACCCTgtcccacagaaagatgatagt encodes:
- the LOC125433842 gene encoding 60S ribosomal protein L27a-like, encoding MPSRLRKTRKLRGHVSHGHGRIGKHRKHPGGRGNAGGMHHHRINFDKYHPGYFGKVGMRHFHLKKNQHFCPTLNLDKLWTLVSEQTRLNYAKHPAGLAPVIDVVRSGYYKVLGKGKLPKQPVIVKAKFFSRKAEEKIKAVGGACVLVA